A region of Argentina anserina chromosome 5, drPotAnse1.1, whole genome shotgun sequence DNA encodes the following proteins:
- the LOC126796116 gene encoding putative disease resistance protein RGA3, with protein MESLIVSPLVEVLFVRLTDSVLGQVGSRREFKMEMEKMKETLSVIQAVIEDAEEQQRKNKNVRTWLSKLKDIAVDADDLLNEVATLTLRKNLMETYRSYPDPRDFLTKLVDAQEDFTGGSIRTLFHLGVRNVDVRMESMINKRVRIYELIDPLWLRMQKGRLCGDLYDLHLSSWNVKMKDRIGMVVRKIGEGTRYGVNQTSLSVKSISTHRKQSRKLKETRTRLDDVAKEMSSFKFRETQFYGRSTTMEKRETGPFVNESKVYGREEDVDKIVGMLLSTSTSPDVEVIPIVGIGGMGKTTLAQLVYNCPRVTSHFQSLMWVSVNDHFNPARIINQILSYVREGSHDSFQIGVLQSQLRESLVGKRYLIVLDDVWNEDADEWDKVMNPLKGSGGSSKLILTTRSEAVAAITSTFPPFHLEPLRKEECWKLFKHRAFADGKEDDFPSLLDIGDQIVDKCKGVPLVANILGSMLRFKREVSEWLNVQRSELWSINAGENTIISIFRLSYNHLPSHLKACFAYCSVFPKNYVISKEKLIHQWLAHGLIPSVGDPSFRPEDIGNEYFNNLLMMSFFQETRKSDDTGMAEFKMHDLIHDLAKSVAGEEIMTLGQINGQCNISRTCHASVVCSSGYALIPEALCKAKRLRSLNFLSPREDYVAAIPTILATFKHLRMLNFSGSGINRLHQEIGGLTSLQYLDLSNTLLETMPATICDLCNLQTLNLSSCSELKELPSGITKLIKLRHLNIDDCPRLASMPPSMWHLRNLQTLPVYIIGRNFETSIFQLVAMEELRGKLKIKCLEEAIIPSGNSMVRKWMQAREFRSLELLWQNDVDKLDHNRMRQAHRHVDDQTDFVLVDSLTASPFIRMLSINGYSGTKFPDEMSWSRNLTELNIINCRRCESLPPLGELPVLKILHIQGMDSVVHIGVEFLGEGDRPFCSLKELYFTDFADLRSWSSIDSTEVFTCLEKLEIINCPFLVTMPWFPCLRDLKLRKCIQFDQMVIWSASELTTLSTLVIDSFPQLSFIPKKLLRNNFNLISLTVTSCPKVSTLPENLGSLRALKSLKIGWCDELDTFPSGLKYLTALENLEIVECPSIICLPEDGMEGLCSLRSFSIENCPSLAFLPMGMKYLTSLENLTVMFLKLVHLPEVLQYLLALRSLTIMSCPELRSLPAGLQHVQNLRILEIHSCPKLMEIPEWVEHLVSLRSLKISDCPEIEFLPKGLQCLGALQHLSIRDCPVLEKRCERGIGEDWQKISHIPYVYVGSSALQHSRDIASTSHNP; from the coding sequence ATGGAGTCTTTGATTGTGTCTCCGCTGGTGGAGGTGCTCTTCGTGCGGCTGACTGACTCTGTTCTTGGTCAAGTTGGGTCCCGCAGAGAGTTCAAGATGGAGATGGAGAAGATGAAGGAGACGTTATCGGTGATCCAAGCGGTGATAGAAGACGCAGAGGAGCAGCAGAGGAAGAACAAGAATGTCAGGACTTGGCTGTCCAAGCTCAAAGACATTGCAGTCGATGCTGATGATTTGCTCAATGAGGTTGCCACTCTTACTCTACGCAAGAATTTGATGGAAACTTACCGATCATATCCTGACCCCAGAGATTTCCTGACAAAGCTTGTGGACGCACAGGAAGATTTTACCGGTGGAAGTATTCGAACACTGTTTCATCTGGGAGTTAGAAATGTGGATGTGAGAATGGAGTCGATGATTAATAAGAGAGTGAGAATCTATGAATTAATTGATCCACTTTGGTTGAGAATGCAAAAAGGCAGACTTTGTGGAGACCTGTATGATCTTCATCTTTCGAGTTGGAATGTGAAGATGAAGGACAGGATTGGTATGGTGGTGAGAAAGATCGGAGAGGGGACAAGATATGGGGTAAATCAAACTAGCTTATCTGTTAAATCAATTTCTACTCACCGTAAGCAGTCGCGTAAACTGAAGGAGACTCGTACAAGATTGGATGATGTAGCTAAGGAAATGTCTAGTTTCAAGTTTAGGGAAACTCAGTTTTATGGACGATCAACAACGATGGAGAAACGCGAGACTGGACCCTTCGTCAATGAGTCAAAGGTGTATGGTAGGGAAGAGGATGTGGATAAGATTGTGGGAATGCTATTGTCTACCAGTACTAGTCCTGATGTTGAAGTGATTCCCATTGTAGGAATTGGAGGGATGGGGAAGACAACACTTGCTCAGTTAGTCTACAATTGCCCGAGGGTTACAAGTCATTTTCAGTCTCTAATGTGGGTGTCTGtcaatgatcattttaatCCTGCAAGGATCATAAATCAAATTTTGAGTTATGTGAGAGAGGGCAGCCATGACTCATTTCAGATTGGGGTGCTGCAATCTCAACTGAGAGAATCCTTAGTGGGAAAAAGATACTTGATAGTGCTCGATGACGTGTGGAATGAGGATGCAGATGAATGGGATAAAGTTATGAATCCGTTGAAAGGCTCTGGAGGCAGCAGCAAGCTCATATTAACCACCCGGAGTGAGGCAGTTGCAGCCATAACTAGCACATTCCCCCCTTTTCATTTGGAACcactaagaaaagaagagTGTTGGAAATTGTTTAAGCACCGTGCCTTTGCAGATGGAAAAGAAGATGACTTTCCAAGCCTACTGGACATCGGTGACCAAATAGTAGACAAGTGCAAAGGTGTTCCGTTGGTTGCAAATATCCTTGGAAGCATGCTGCGCTTTAAAAGGGAAGTAAGCGAGTGGTTAAATGTGCAAAGGAGTGAACTATGGAGTATTAATGCAGGTGAGAACACAATTATATCCATCTTCAGGTTGAGTTACAATCATTTGCCATCGCATCTGAAAGCTTGCTTTGCATATTGTTCTGTGTTCCCAAAGAATTATGTGATTAGTAAGGAAAAGTTGATCCATCAATGGCTCGCACATGGCTTAATTCCTTCTGTTGGAGATCCTTCATTTAGGCCGGAGGACATTGGCAATGAGTATTTTAACAACTTGTTGATGATGTCTTTCTTCCAAGAAACGAGAAAATCAGATGACACAGGTATGGCAGAATTTAAAATGCACGATCTTATTCATGATCTTGCGAAATCTGTTGCTGGAGAGGAAATCATGACATTAGGACAGATAAATGGGCAATGTAATATCTCAAGGACATGTCATGCATCAGTTGTCTGCAGTTCTGGCTATGCTTTGATCCCTGAAGCCTTGTGTAAAGCAAAGAGATTGCGATCCCTCAATTTTCTGTCGCCAAGAGAAGATTATGTGGCAGCCATTCCAACCATCCTAGCTACTTTTAAGCACCTCAGAATGTTGAACTTCAGTGGATCTGGAATTAATAGGCTCCACCAAGAGATTGGTGGGTTAACATCTTTGCAGTATCTTGATCTTTCAAATACTCTCCTAGAGACGATGCCAGCAACTATCTGTGATCTGTGCAATTTGCAGACACTGAATCTCTCAAGTTGTAGTGAGCTTAAGGAGTTACCTAGTGGTATTACCAAGTTGATAAAACTGAGACATCTTAACATAGATGATTGCCCAAGACTTGCTAGCATGCCCCCATCAATGTGGCATTTACGAAATCTTCAAACTTTGCCAGTATATATCATCGGCCGCAACTTTGAAACTTCTATTTTCCAGCTCGTGGCAATGGAAGAGCTACGAGGGAAGTTAAAAATCAAATGTCTGGAGGAGGCTATAATCCCATCTGGCAACAGCATGGTTAGAAAATGGATGCAAGCGAGAGAATTTCGTTCATTGGAATTGTTGTGGCAAAATGATGTGGACAAGCTAGATCATAACAGAATGAGGCAAGCTCACAGGCATGTGGATGATCAAACTGATTTTGTTCTGGTAGATTCTTTGACTGCATCACCCTTTATAAGAATGCTGTCAATAAATGGTTATTCTGGAACCAAGTTTCCAGATGAGATGAGTTGGTCTCGGAACTTGACAGAGCTTAACATAATTAATTGCAGAAGATGTGAAAGTCTTCCTCCGCTCGGTGAACTTCCTGTCCTCAAGATcctccacatccaaggaatGGATTCTGTTGTCCACATTGGCGTCGAATTTTTAGGTGAAGGTGACAGACCATTTTGTTCCCTTAAAGAGCTATATTTCACAGACTTTGCAGACTTAAGAAGTTGGAGTAGTATCGATTCAACAGAAGTATTTACTTGCCTGGAAAAATTAGAAATCATAAATTGTCCGTTTTTGGTAACCATGCCATGGTTTCCATGTCTCCGAGACTTGAAACTGAGGAAGTGCATCCAGTTTGACCAAATGGTAATATGGTCAGCATCAGAGCTTACCACACTGTCTACTCTTGTTATTGACTCATTTCCACAGTTGAGCTTCATACCAAAAAAATTGCTGCGAAACAATTTCAATCTGATATCATTAACTGTCACGTCCTGCCCCAAGGTTAGCACACTACCTGAAAATCTGGGAAGCCTCCGTGCTCTGAAATCGCTGAAAATTGGATGGTGTGATGAGCTAGATACTTTTCCTAGTGGACTAAAGTACCTCACTGCACTGGAGAACTTAGAGATTGTTGAATGTCCTAGTATAATCTGTCTGCCAGAAGATGGCATGGAAGGCTTGTGCTCACTTCGGTCATTCTCAATTGAGAACTGTCCGAGCTTAGCCTTTTTGCCTATGGGGATGAAATACCTCACATCCCTTGAGAACCTGACTGTCATGTTCTTAAAACTGGTTCATCTACCAGAAGTTTTACAATACCTCTTGGCACTTAGAAGCCTGACGATTATGAGCTGTCCAGAGCTTAGAAGTCTGCCAGCGGGATTGCAACATGTCCAGAATTTACGCATCTTGGAGATTCATAGCTGCCCTAAACTGATGGAAATTCCCGAGTGGGTGGAGCATCTTGTTTCACTCCGGTCTTTGAAGATCTCAGACTGCCCAGAAATAGAGTTCTTGCCAAAAGGTCTACAGTGTCTTGGTGCCCTCCAACACCTGTCTATAAGAGACTGTCCTGTCCTTGAGAAGCGCTGCGAGAGGGGAATCGGTGAGGACTGGCAGAAGATATCTCATATTCCATATGTCTATGTTGGATCATCAGCATTGCAGCACAGTCGAGACATTGCATCCACTTCCCACAATCCTTAG
- the LOC126796118 gene encoding phosphoenolpyruvate carboxykinase (ATP) 1-like — protein MANNPSEKGDFSFARTGSIGRHGLPKIQTREGTTEVCHDDTATPVKAKTMDELHSLQKKKSSQPSTPHTATGQQVSAFNAISEEDRQKQQLQSISASLASLTRETGPKVVRGDPSGKTDGKKAVHVEHHLYDSSLFGLSDSALKFTHILYNLSPAELYEQAIKYEKGSFITASGALATLSGAKTGRSPRDKRVVKDEETENELWWGKGSPNIEMDEHTFLVNRERAVDYLNSLDKVFVNDQFLNWDPEHRIKVRIVSARAYHSLFMHNMCIRPTPEELEDFGTPDFTIYNAGRFPCNRYTHYMTSSTSIDLNLSRREMVILGTQYAGEMKKGLFSVMHYLMPKCRILSLHSGCNMGKDGDVALFFGLSGTGKTTLSTDHNRYLIGDDEHCWSDNGVSNIEGGCYAKCIDLSKDKEPDIWNAIKFGTVLENVVFDEHTREVDYSEKSVTENTRAAYPIEYIPNAKIPCVGPHPKNVILLACDAFGVLPPVSKLSLAQTMYHFISGYTALVAGTEDGIKEPQATFSACFGAAFIMMHPTRYAAMLAEKMQKHGATGWLVNTGWSAGSYGTGKRIKLAYTRKIIDAIHSCTLLNATYTKTDVFGLEIPSEIEGVPAEILDPINTWSDKKAYKDTLLKLGGLFKKNFEVFLNHKIGKDNKLTEEILAAGPNF, from the exons ATGGCTAACAACCCAAGTGAAAAAGGAGACTTCAGCTTTGCTCGGACTGGAAGCATCGGCCGTCATGGTCTTCCGAAGATCCAAACCCGCGAGGGAACGACGGAGGTCTGCCACGATGACACCGCGACTCCGGTTAAGGCCAAGACAATGGACGAGCTCCACTCTCTGCAGAAGAAGAAGTCATCGCAGCCCAGCACTCCCCACACCGCTACCGGCCAGCAAGTGTCGGCTTTCAACGCCATTTCGGAGGAGGATCGCCAGAAACAGCAGCTACAGTCCATCAG TGCGTCTTTGGCGTCGCTGACGAGGGAGACGGGGCCGAAGGTGGTGAGAGGTGACCCGTCGGGGAAGACCGATGGAAAGAAGGCGGTGCATGTTGAGCATCATTTGTATGATAGCTCCCTCTTTGGGCTTAGTGATAGTGCTCTCAAGTTCACCCACATCCTCTACAACCTCTCTCCCGCTG AACTGTATGAGCAAGCTATCAAGTACGAGAAGGGTTCATTTATAACAGCATCCGGTGCCTTGGCCACACTCTCTGGAGCAAAGACAGGTCGTTCGCCAAGAGATAAACGCGTCGTGAAAGATGAAGAGACCGAAAACGAGCTTTGGTGGGGAAA GGGCTCACCTAACATTGAAATGGATGAACACACTTTCTTAGTGAACAGAGAAAGAGCTGTTGATTACTTGAATTCTTTGGACAAG GTATTTGTGAATGATCAATTTCTGAACTGGGACCCAGAACATCGAATCAAAGTTCGAATTGTATCTGCTAGAGCTTACCACTCCCTCTTTATGCATAACAT GTGCATTCGACCCACTCCTGAAGAGCTGGAGGATTTTGGTACTCCAGACTTCACAATATACAATGCTGGGCGGTTCCCATGTAACCGTTACACCCACTACATGACTTCCTCTACTAGCATAGACCTCAATCTTTCCAGAAGGGAAATGGTCATCCTTGGTACTCAGTATGCTGGTGAAATGAAAAAAGGCCTATTTAGTGTGATGCACTATCTCATGCCTAAGTGTCGAATCCTCTCCCTACATTCTGGCTGCAATATGGGGAAAGATGGTGATGTTGCCCTTTTCTTTGGCTTATCAG GAACTGGAAAGACAACTCTGTCTACAGATCATAATAGGTATTTAATCGGAGATGATGAGCACTGCTGGAGTGACAATGGTGTGTCAAACATCGAAGGTGGTTGCTATGCTAAGTGCATTGATTTGTCAAAAGACAAGGAACCAGATATTTGGAATGCTATCAAATTTGGGACTG TTCTGGAGAATGTTGTATTTGATGAACATACTCGAGAAGTGGATTATTCAGAGAAATCTGTTACAG AGAACACCCGGGCAGCATATCCTATTGAGTACATACCAAACGCTAAAATACCGTGTGTTGGTCCTCATCCGAAAAATGTGATTCTTCTCGCCTGTGACGCATTTGGTGTGCTCCCACCTGTGAGCAAGTTGAGTTTGGCCCAAACAATGTACCATTTTATCAGCGGCTACACCGCTCTG GTTGCCGGAACTGAGGATGGTATCAAGGAACCACAAGCTACATTCTCAGCATGCTTCGGTGCAGCATTTATAATGATGCATCCAACAAGGTATGCGGCAATGTTGGCTGAAAAGATGCAAAAGCATGGGGCTACAGGATGGCTTGTCAATACAGGCTGGTCAGCAGGAAG CTATGGAACAGGTAAACGCATCAAATTAGCTTATACCAGGAAAATTATCGATGCTATTCACTCCTGTACCCTTTTGAATGCAACCTACACCAAGACTGACGTATTTGGACTTGAGATCCCTTCTGAGATTGAGGGTGTACCTGCAGAAATTCTGGATCCAATAAACACT TGGTCGGACAAGAAAGCTTACAAAGACACCCTGCTGAAGTTGGGTGGTCTTTTCAAGAAGAATTTTGAAGTATTCTTGAATCATAAGATTGGGAAAGATAACAAGCTCACAGAGGAAATCCTTGCTGCGGGTCCAAATTTTTGA